In Chryseobacterium lactis, a single genomic region encodes these proteins:
- a CDS encoding SusC/RagA family TonB-linked outer membrane protein, translating into MKNFTTILKVAPAFLLASTIMHAQTTDSVTKEKKIEEVVLIGYGKQKKSDLTGSITSVTAKDFNGGATSAGQLIQGKTPGVQITNNSGAPGSGTKIRIRGTSSLGGENSPLIVIDGVPQDFVGVNGVSDPLSLINPNDIETFDILKDASATAIYGNRASNGVILITTKKGSAGRFKVNFSTVTSLSTKMGNVDVLNADEFRQFVNTYAPDSYKTKLGNANTNWQDVIYQTAWGTDNNVAFSGGIKALPYRLSIGYNEQNGIVRSNSFRRTSVGLNLNPKFFDNHLSVNVNAKGTFTDNRFVDPGVIKAATYFDPTQPVYSGNSKYGGYYEWLDGNSPNGYNVNASSNPMGMIDGLRDVSSVTRGLGNIQLDYKFHFLPDLHFNVNAGYDYTKSEGHKVKDGRYRIGYEDKGSENFYSMEKKNKLLETYFNYTKNISAINTGVDLTAGYSYQDFNIIIPGALTNRGIGNNTKDVDFESRNTLISFYGRAIFTIANKYIISGSIRRDGSSRFYNLTRDNVWGVFPGLSLAWKLNEENFIKNISAISTLKLRAGWGKTGQQELPALGVNGNKPNNYPALGAYNPSNPGAYYQFGNEYYYMFRPANFNPNLTWETTVTKNIGLDFGFAKNRVTGSIDLFRKDTKDLLVFADEPAGGLSNASWQNIGDMKNEGIEGSITVIPVKNENTTWEVNFNATHYKPVVTKLKDRGGESFNMEVGGIEGGSGNRIQAHAVGYAPNSFWVYQQAYDASGNPISGGYVDRNGDGVINTKDMYYYKSTTPDAILGFSTKLSHKNWDFALSARAVLGNYVYNNAASNSSLKSASTNEYLQNVFSSAADYKFSDFQYRSDIYVENASFFRLDNINIGYNFGEVFSKGSNLKVYGMAQNVFVISKYSGLDPEVYGGIDNGYYQMPKIYSIGFNFQF; encoded by the coding sequence GTGAAGAATTTTACAACGATATTAAAAGTGGCGCCCGCTTTTTTATTGGCCAGTACAATAATGCATGCGCAGACAACAGACTCTGTCACCAAAGAAAAGAAGATCGAAGAAGTTGTATTGATCGGGTACGGGAAACAGAAAAAATCTGACCTTACCGGTTCCATAACTTCTGTAACGGCTAAAGACTTCAATGGAGGGGCAACTTCTGCCGGACAATTGATCCAGGGTAAAACACCCGGGGTACAGATTACCAACAACAGTGGAGCTCCGGGATCCGGAACAAAAATCAGAATCAGAGGAACATCGTCTTTGGGTGGAGAAAACTCTCCATTGATTGTTATTGATGGAGTGCCTCAGGATTTTGTAGGTGTAAATGGTGTTTCTGACCCATTATCATTAATTAACCCTAATGATATTGAAACATTTGATATCCTGAAAGATGCTTCCGCAACAGCAATCTACGGTAACAGAGCTTCTAACGGGGTAATTTTGATTACTACCAAAAAAGGGAGTGCCGGAAGATTTAAGGTTAACTTCTCAACAGTGACTTCACTTTCAACAAAAATGGGCAATGTCGATGTTTTAAATGCTGATGAATTCAGACAATTTGTAAACACCTATGCTCCGGACAGTTATAAAACTAAATTGGGAAATGCCAATACCAACTGGCAGGATGTTATTTATCAAACAGCGTGGGGAACGGATAATAATGTGGCCTTCTCAGGAGGTATTAAAGCATTACCTTACCGTTTATCAATCGGATATAACGAACAGAATGGTATTGTAAGATCAAATTCATTCCGAAGAACTTCTGTAGGTTTGAATTTGAATCCTAAATTCTTTGATAACCATTTATCAGTTAATGTAAATGCAAAAGGAACTTTCACCGACAATAGATTTGTCGATCCGGGAGTGATAAAAGCGGCTACCTACTTTGATCCTACACAGCCTGTATATTCAGGAAATTCTAAATATGGAGGGTATTATGAATGGCTGGATGGCAATTCTCCAAACGGATATAATGTGAATGCCAGTTCAAATCCGATGGGAATGATCGATGGTCTTCGCGATGTTTCTTCTGTAACCAGAGGGTTAGGAAATATTCAGTTAGACTATAAATTTCACTTTCTTCCTGATTTGCATTTTAATGTAAACGCAGGATATGATTATACCAAAAGTGAGGGGCATAAAGTAAAAGATGGCAGATATAGAATAGGTTACGAAGATAAAGGAAGTGAGAACTTCTATTCGATGGAAAAGAAAAATAAGTTGTTGGAAACTTATTTTAATTATACTAAAAATATTTCCGCCATTAATACCGGAGTAGATCTTACAGCCGGATATTCTTATCAGGATTTTAACATCATCATTCCCGGTGCTCTTACGAACAGAGGAATTGGTAATAATACCAAAGATGTGGATTTTGAAAGCCGAAATACATTGATCTCTTTCTATGGTAGAGCGATTTTTACCATTGCTAACAAATACATCATTTCAGGATCTATCCGTAGAGACGGTTCTTCCAGATTCTATAACCTGACCAGAGATAACGTATGGGGTGTATTCCCGGGGCTATCTTTAGCCTGGAAATTAAATGAAGAAAATTTCATTAAAAATATTTCAGCGATCAGTACTTTGAAACTGAGAGCCGGATGGGGTAAAACCGGGCAACAGGAATTGCCAGCACTTGGTGTCAATGGTAACAAACCGAATAATTATCCTGCACTGGGGGCTTATAACCCAAGTAATCCCGGAGCTTATTATCAGTTTGGAAATGAATATTATTATATGTTCCGCCCTGCTAATTTCAATCCAAATCTTACGTGGGAAACTACCGTTACCAAAAACATTGGGTTAGATTTTGGTTTTGCTAAAAACAGAGTAACGGGATCTATTGACCTTTTCAGAAAAGATACCAAAGATTTGTTGGTGTTTGCAGATGAACCGGCTGGAGGTTTAAGCAACGCAAGCTGGCAGAATATCGGAGATATGAAGAATGAAGGGATTGAAGGAAGCATCACTGTGATACCAGTTAAAAATGAAAATACAACCTGGGAAGTCAACTTTAATGCAACTCACTATAAGCCAGTCGTTACAAAATTGAAAGACAGAGGAGGAGAATCCTTTAATATGGAAGTAGGAGGAATTGAAGGAGGTTCAGGAAACAGAATTCAGGCACATGCTGTAGGATATGCTCCTAATTCATTCTGGGTATATCAACAGGCATATGACGCAAGTGGAAACCCGATCAGTGGAGGGTATGTAGACAGAAACGGAGATGGGGTCATCAATACAAAAGATATGTATTATTACAAATCGACTACTCCTGACGCTATTCTAGGTTTTTCAACCAAATTATCTCACAAAAACTGGGATTTTGCATTAAGTGCAAGAGCAGTATTAGGTAATTATGTTTATAATAATGCAGCATCCAATAGTTCTTTAAAGTCTGCTTCTACCAACGAATATTTACAGAACGTATTTTCATCAGCTGCTGATTATAAGTTCTCCGATTTCCAGTACAGATCAGATATTTATGTAGAAAACGCATCGTTTTTCAGATTGGATAATATCAATATCGGATATAATTTCGGGGAAGTTTTCTCAAAAGGAAGTAATCTGAAAGTATATGGTATGGCACAGAATGTTTTTGTGATCTCAAAATATTCAGGCTTAGATCCTGAAGTATATGGCGGAATAGACAACGGATATTATCAGATGCCTAAAATTTATTCTATAGGCTTTAACTTTCAATTTTAA
- the metG gene encoding methionine--tRNA ligase has product MSNRKMITAALPYANGPVHIGHLAGVYIPADVYARFQRRLGKDVAFICGSDEHGIPITIRAKKEGVTPQDIVDKYHEIIKKSFSDLGISFDEYSRTTSKKHYETSQDFFKVLYEKGKFTEEISEQYFDEQAGEFLADRYIVGTCPNCGNENAYGDQCEKCGSTLSPSELINPKSMLSGNVPILKETKNWYLPLNEYEDFLNEWIIEGHKDDWKPNVYGQVKSWLNDGLKPRAMTRDLNWGVPVPLPNAEGKVLYVWFDAPIGYISFTKEWAEKNGKDWKDYWQSENSDLVHFIGKDNIVFHCIIFPAMMKAHGDYIMPANVPAFEFLNLENDKISTSRNWAVWAHEYVQDFPGQQDVLRYALLSSAPETKDNNFTWKDFQTKNNSELVGIFGNFINRVAVLIHKYYDGVVPQGDVDSPELKEINKAAKEISGFLENYEFRNALTALMNLARFGNQYLQTEEPWKTIKDNPEKAAQSLFVGAQIAVALAQLCEPFIPFSSEKLLNMFNVEKKTWNEVETQSVLIETGHKINEAFLLFSKIEDNVIEAQIQKLEDTKQNNKKTNPNANPMKEEITFDDFTKIDLRTATIVEAEKVEKADKLLKLTVDTGVDVRTVVSGIAESFTPEEVIGKQVMILLNLAPRKIRGIESQGMLLLTTKPDGKLSFVTPDDSNVENGIEIG; this is encoded by the coding sequence ATGTCAAACAGAAAGATGATTACGGCAGCTTTGCCTTATGCAAACGGGCCGGTTCATATAGGGCATTTGGCAGGTGTTTATATTCCTGCGGATGTTTACGCAAGATTTCAGAGAAGATTAGGAAAAGATGTAGCGTTTATCTGTGGTTCAGATGAGCATGGGATTCCTATTACCATAAGAGCTAAAAAGGAAGGAGTAACTCCACAGGATATCGTTGACAAATACCACGAGATCATTAAGAAATCCTTTTCAGATCTTGGGATTTCATTTGATGAATATTCGAGAACAACTTCCAAAAAACATTATGAAACCAGTCAGGATTTTTTCAAGGTTTTATATGAAAAAGGGAAATTCACAGAAGAAATTTCTGAACAATATTTTGATGAGCAGGCAGGAGAATTCCTTGCTGACCGTTATATTGTAGGAACCTGCCCGAATTGTGGCAATGAAAATGCTTACGGAGATCAATGTGAAAAGTGTGGTTCTACCCTTTCGCCGTCAGAACTGATCAATCCGAAATCAATGCTAAGTGGAAATGTTCCTATTTTAAAAGAAACAAAAAACTGGTATCTTCCTTTAAATGAGTATGAGGACTTTTTAAATGAATGGATCATTGAAGGCCATAAAGATGACTGGAAACCCAACGTTTACGGACAGGTTAAATCATGGTTAAATGATGGTTTAAAGCCAAGGGCCATGACCAGAGACCTGAACTGGGGAGTTCCTGTTCCACTTCCGAATGCAGAAGGAAAAGTTCTTTATGTATGGTTTGATGCCCCTATCGGGTACATTTCTTTTACAAAAGAATGGGCTGAGAAAAACGGAAAAGACTGGAAAGATTACTGGCAAAGTGAAAACAGCGATCTGGTACATTTTATCGGAAAGGATAATATTGTATTCCACTGTATTATTTTCCCTGCGATGATGAAAGCGCATGGAGACTATATTATGCCAGCGAATGTTCCGGCATTTGAATTCCTGAATCTTGAGAACGATAAAATTTCAACGTCAAGAAACTGGGCAGTATGGGCTCATGAATATGTACAAGACTTCCCTGGTCAACAGGATGTTTTAAGATATGCTCTTCTTTCTTCGGCTCCAGAAACAAAGGATAATAACTTTACTTGGAAGGATTTCCAGACGAAGAATAATTCTGAATTGGTAGGTATCTTTGGAAACTTCATCAACAGAGTTGCCGTTCTTATTCATAAATATTATGATGGAGTTGTTCCACAAGGAGACGTAGATAGTCCTGAATTAAAGGAAATCAACAAAGCTGCAAAAGAGATTTCAGGATTCCTTGAAAATTATGAATTCAGAAACGCTTTAACGGCCTTGATGAATCTTGCTCGTTTTGGAAACCAGTATCTTCAGACAGAAGAGCCTTGGAAAACAATAAAGGATAATCCTGAAAAGGCAGCACAATCTCTGTTTGTTGGCGCTCAGATTGCAGTAGCATTAGCTCAGTTATGTGAACCATTTATCCCTTTCAGTTCTGAAAAGTTATTGAATATGTTCAATGTTGAAAAGAAAACCTGGAACGAAGTTGAAACACAATCTGTTTTAATTGAAACCGGTCACAAAATCAACGAAGCATTTCTTCTTTTCTCAAAAATTGAAGATAATGTAATTGAAGCTCAGATTCAAAAATTAGAAGACACTAAACAAAACAATAAAAAGACAAACCCTAACGCGAACCCAATGAAAGAAGAGATCACTTTTGATGATTTTACTAAAATAGACCTTAGAACAGCAACCATTGTAGAGGCTGAGAAAGTAGAAAAAGCAGATAAATTATTAAAACTGACTGTAGATACAGGAGTAGATGTAAGAACTGTGGTTTCAGGGATTGCCGAAAGCTTTACTCCGGAAGAAGTAATTGGTAAGCAGGTGATGATTTTATTAAACCTTGCCCCAAGAAAAATCAGAGGAATTGAATCTCAGGGAATGTTGTTACTGACAACTAAGCCAGACGGAAAATTATCTTTCGTAACACCGGACGACAGCAATGTTGAAAACGGGATTGAGATCGGATAA